In Ammospiza caudacuta isolate bAmmCau1 chromosome 2, bAmmCau1.pri, whole genome shotgun sequence, a genomic segment contains:
- the BACH1 gene encoding transcription regulator protein BACH1 isoform X1 gives MSLSENNSVVFAYESSVHSTNVLLSLDDQRKQDILCDVTVLVEDQRFRAHRAVLAACSSYFLSRIVGQVDADLIITLPEEVTLKGFSPLLQFAYTAKLVLNKDNVSEVCKCAEFLGVRNIEESCFQFLKFRFLDFQECPRKKCCTQHCQKANPKTGNVDDGDLEINDEVEALLEKEYSQIPDTKPCKDEENAKSLPVLQNNANQNCDPVHLERGSASSLSSQCPKYRKFQKAFGNDKVNTSESSSSIKDVQVPPFAASLEKEIPDNNDGMQKAQECVPMQLISNCEETQVEMEEGEEGLQKKEESKRDSVTRNVSCPVEKMDLAAFPQNSAAPHGLNSVSILHSCEQYGNLNFSSMQNSTVLAEKTVSSTGAGNDKTESQGNPSSKVDLCIREATNITSAGDRSSVEREIAEQLAQGFWSDVPSTDACQVHLPPSKEYSEPSCSGKKSECPWLGIRISESPEPCPQRTFTTLNSVNCPFISNLSTEGCSNSSEINSGDYVQGQQQEQCPYNYVISLGEDSETDTEGDSESCSAREQECEVKLPFNAQRIISLSRNDFQSFLKMHKLTPEQLDCIHDIRRRSKNRIAAQRCRKRKLDCIQNLESEIEKLQNEKENLLKERNHILSTLGETKQNLTGLCQQVCKEAALSQEQIQILAKYSSSDCPLSFLFPKREQTAPSDSELVVPASVESANGLSGVTPTAEQSSCYQCVKSVCEATYDQGQELHPVPARTLEQTSLLEPCGQSSGITDFCQQMTDKCTTDE, from the exons ATGTCTCTGAGTGAGAACAACAGCGTGGTGTTTGCCTACGAATCCTCAGTGCACAGTACCAATGTACTCCTCAGCCTGGACGATCAGCGAAAGCAAGACATCCTTTGTGATGTTACCGTGCTAGTGGAAGATCAGCGATTCCGGGCTCACAGAGCCGTGCTTGCAGCTTGCAGCAGTTACTTCCTCTCCAGAATTGTGGGCCAGGTGGACGCTGATCTTATCATCACTTTGCCGGAAGAG GTAACACTTAAAGGATTTAGTCCTTTGCTTCAGTTTGCATATACAGCAAAActtgttttaaataaagacaATGTGTCTGAAGTTTGCAAATGTGCAGAATTTTTGGGTGTACGCAACATTGAAGAGTCCTGCTTTCAGTTTCTCAAATTCAGATTTTTGGACTTCCAGGAATGTCCTAGGAAGAAGTGTTGCACGCAGCATTGTCAGAAAGCAAACCCTAAAACTGGCAATGTGGATGATGGAGACCTAGAAATAAATGATGAAGTAGAAGCTCTTCTAGAAAAGGAATATAGTCAAATTCCTGACACAAAGCCCTGTAAAGATGAAGAAAATGCTAAATCATTGCCTGTTCTCCAAAATAATGCCAATCAAAATTGTGATCCTGTACATTTAGAAAGGGGTAGTGCTTCCAGCTTATCTTCCCAATGCCCAAAGTATAGAAAATTCCAGAAAGCATTTGGAAATGACAAAGTTAATACTTCAGAGTCCAGTTCCAGTATTAAAGATGTTCAGGTACCCCCATTTGCAGCTTCTCTTGAGAAGGAAATACCTGATAATAATGATGGCATGCAAAAAGCTCAGGAGTGTGTGCCTATGCAGCTGATCTCAAACTGTGAAGAGACTCAGGTAGAAAtggaggaaggggaagaaggCCTTCAGAAAAAAGAAGAGTCAAAGAGAGATTCTGTAACTCGGAATGTGTCATGTCCTGTGGAGAAAATGGATCTTGCTGCTTTCCCCCAAAACTCTGCTGCACCTCATGGACTCAATTCTGTGTCTATTTTACATAGTTGTGAGCAATATGGTAACTTGAATTTCAGTAGTATGCAAAACAGCACAGTCTTAGCTGAAAAAACTGTGTCAAGTACTGGAGCTGGAAATGACAAAACTGAAAGTCAAGGTAACCCATCTTCAAAGGTGGATTTGTGCATTAGGGAAGCCACCAACATCACCTCAGCTGGAGATCGAAGCAGCGTGGAGAGAGAGATAGCAgagcagctggcccagggctTCTGGAGTGATGTTCCCAGCACAGATGCCTGTCAAGTACATTTGCCACCTTCTAAAGAGTACTCAGAGCCCTCCTGCTCGGGGAAAAAATCAGAGTGCCCGTGGCTGGGGATCAGGATCAGTGAAAGCCCTGAACCTTGCCCTCAGCGAACTTTTACAACACTGAATTCTGTCAATTGCCCCTTCATAAGCAACCTGAGCACTGAAGGATGCTCCAACAGCTCTGAAATAAACAGTGGAGATTATGTTCAGGGACAGCAACAAGAACAGTGTCCCTATAACTATGTGATAAGTCTGGGAGAGGACTCAGAGACTGACACTGAGGGGGACAGTGAATCCTGTTCAGCCAGAGAACAAGAATGTGAG GTAAAACTGCCATTTAATGCACAAAGGATTATCTCACTTTCCAGAAATGACTTCCAGTCGTTTCTGAAAATGCATAAATTAACTCCTGAACAATTGGACTGCATTCACGATATCCGAAGACGAAGCAAAAACAGAATTGCAGCGCAGCGATGTCGCAAGAGAAAACTGGACTGTATACAAAATCTTGAATCTGAAATTGAAAAACTG caAAATGAGAAGGAGAATTTGCTGAAGGAAAGAAACCACATTTTATCAACTCTGGGTGAGACAAAGCAGAATCTGACTGGACTTTGCCAGCAGGTGTGTAAGGAAGCAGCCTTGAGTCAAGAGCAAATACAAATACTTGCAAAATATTCTTCTTCAGATTGTCCACTCTCATTTTTGTTCCCAAAAAGAGAACAAACTGCTCCATCTGATAGTGAGCTTGTGGTACCAGCATCTGTAGAATCAGCAAATGGTCTTTCAGGTGTCAcccccacagcagagcagagttcCTGTTACCAGTGTGTCAAAAGCGTGTGTGAGGCCACGTACGACCAAGGCCAAGAACTGCACCCGGTTCCTGCCAGAACATTGGAGCAAACATCACTCCTGgagccctgtgggcagagcAGTGGCATCACAGACTTCTGCCAGCAAATGACTGACAAATGCACTACAGATGAATGA
- the BACH1 gene encoding transcription regulator protein BACH1 isoform X2, with product MSLSENNSVVFAYESSVHSTNVLLSLDDQRKQDILCDVTVLVEDQRFRAHRAVLAACSSYFLSRIVGQVDADLIITLPEEECPRKKCCTQHCQKANPKTGNVDDGDLEINDEVEALLEKEYSQIPDTKPCKDEENAKSLPVLQNNANQNCDPVHLERGSASSLSSQCPKYRKFQKAFGNDKVNTSESSSSIKDVQVPPFAASLEKEIPDNNDGMQKAQECVPMQLISNCEETQVEMEEGEEGLQKKEESKRDSVTRNVSCPVEKMDLAAFPQNSAAPHGLNSVSILHSCEQYGNLNFSSMQNSTVLAEKTVSSTGAGNDKTESQGNPSSKVDLCIREATNITSAGDRSSVEREIAEQLAQGFWSDVPSTDACQVHLPPSKEYSEPSCSGKKSECPWLGIRISESPEPCPQRTFTTLNSVNCPFISNLSTEGCSNSSEINSGDYVQGQQQEQCPYNYVISLGEDSETDTEGDSESCSAREQECEVKLPFNAQRIISLSRNDFQSFLKMHKLTPEQLDCIHDIRRRSKNRIAAQRCRKRKLDCIQNLESEIEKLQNEKENLLKERNHILSTLGETKQNLTGLCQQVCKEAALSQEQIQILAKYSSSDCPLSFLFPKREQTAPSDSELVVPASVESANGLSGVTPTAEQSSCYQCVKSVCEATYDQGQELHPVPARTLEQTSLLEPCGQSSGITDFCQQMTDKCTTDE from the exons ATGTCTCTGAGTGAGAACAACAGCGTGGTGTTTGCCTACGAATCCTCAGTGCACAGTACCAATGTACTCCTCAGCCTGGACGATCAGCGAAAGCAAGACATCCTTTGTGATGTTACCGTGCTAGTGGAAGATCAGCGATTCCGGGCTCACAGAGCCGTGCTTGCAGCTTGCAGCAGTTACTTCCTCTCCAGAATTGTGGGCCAGGTGGACGCTGATCTTATCATCACTTTGCCGGAAGAG GAATGTCCTAGGAAGAAGTGTTGCACGCAGCATTGTCAGAAAGCAAACCCTAAAACTGGCAATGTGGATGATGGAGACCTAGAAATAAATGATGAAGTAGAAGCTCTTCTAGAAAAGGAATATAGTCAAATTCCTGACACAAAGCCCTGTAAAGATGAAGAAAATGCTAAATCATTGCCTGTTCTCCAAAATAATGCCAATCAAAATTGTGATCCTGTACATTTAGAAAGGGGTAGTGCTTCCAGCTTATCTTCCCAATGCCCAAAGTATAGAAAATTCCAGAAAGCATTTGGAAATGACAAAGTTAATACTTCAGAGTCCAGTTCCAGTATTAAAGATGTTCAGGTACCCCCATTTGCAGCTTCTCTTGAGAAGGAAATACCTGATAATAATGATGGCATGCAAAAAGCTCAGGAGTGTGTGCCTATGCAGCTGATCTCAAACTGTGAAGAGACTCAGGTAGAAAtggaggaaggggaagaaggCCTTCAGAAAAAAGAAGAGTCAAAGAGAGATTCTGTAACTCGGAATGTGTCATGTCCTGTGGAGAAAATGGATCTTGCTGCTTTCCCCCAAAACTCTGCTGCACCTCATGGACTCAATTCTGTGTCTATTTTACATAGTTGTGAGCAATATGGTAACTTGAATTTCAGTAGTATGCAAAACAGCACAGTCTTAGCTGAAAAAACTGTGTCAAGTACTGGAGCTGGAAATGACAAAACTGAAAGTCAAGGTAACCCATCTTCAAAGGTGGATTTGTGCATTAGGGAAGCCACCAACATCACCTCAGCTGGAGATCGAAGCAGCGTGGAGAGAGAGATAGCAgagcagctggcccagggctTCTGGAGTGATGTTCCCAGCACAGATGCCTGTCAAGTACATTTGCCACCTTCTAAAGAGTACTCAGAGCCCTCCTGCTCGGGGAAAAAATCAGAGTGCCCGTGGCTGGGGATCAGGATCAGTGAAAGCCCTGAACCTTGCCCTCAGCGAACTTTTACAACACTGAATTCTGTCAATTGCCCCTTCATAAGCAACCTGAGCACTGAAGGATGCTCCAACAGCTCTGAAATAAACAGTGGAGATTATGTTCAGGGACAGCAACAAGAACAGTGTCCCTATAACTATGTGATAAGTCTGGGAGAGGACTCAGAGACTGACACTGAGGGGGACAGTGAATCCTGTTCAGCCAGAGAACAAGAATGTGAG GTAAAACTGCCATTTAATGCACAAAGGATTATCTCACTTTCCAGAAATGACTTCCAGTCGTTTCTGAAAATGCATAAATTAACTCCTGAACAATTGGACTGCATTCACGATATCCGAAGACGAAGCAAAAACAGAATTGCAGCGCAGCGATGTCGCAAGAGAAAACTGGACTGTATACAAAATCTTGAATCTGAAATTGAAAAACTG caAAATGAGAAGGAGAATTTGCTGAAGGAAAGAAACCACATTTTATCAACTCTGGGTGAGACAAAGCAGAATCTGACTGGACTTTGCCAGCAGGTGTGTAAGGAAGCAGCCTTGAGTCAAGAGCAAATACAAATACTTGCAAAATATTCTTCTTCAGATTGTCCACTCTCATTTTTGTTCCCAAAAAGAGAACAAACTGCTCCATCTGATAGTGAGCTTGTGGTACCAGCATCTGTAGAATCAGCAAATGGTCTTTCAGGTGTCAcccccacagcagagcagagttcCTGTTACCAGTGTGTCAAAAGCGTGTGTGAGGCCACGTACGACCAAGGCCAAGAACTGCACCCGGTTCCTGCCAGAACATTGGAGCAAACATCACTCCTGgagccctgtgggcagagcAGTGGCATCACAGACTTCTGCCAGCAAATGACTGACAAATGCACTACAGATGAATGA